The Diaminobutyricimonas aerilata nucleotide sequence ATCCGCCGCAACGTCGTTCCCGCCGCCGACTGGGCGAAGCGCCTGCTCGATGCGGTGCCCGCCGACGCGGATGTCACGGAGCAGTCGATCACCGAGTTCCTGGCCGTGCAGATCCAGCGGATGACCCACACGCCCGTGGCGGCGGAGGACTTCGACCTCGAACGACTGCCCCCGCACCTGAGGATGGGCTTCGCCGTCGCCGACCAGCGGGGTCGCGTGCTCGCCCGCGGCACCGACCTCGAGGCGCTGCAGCACAAGCTCCGCACCCGCGTGCGCGACTCGGTCGCCGCCGTGACGGAGCGCACGCCGAACGCCATCGAGCGCGCCGGCCTCACGTCATGGGATCTGGATGCCCTCCCCCGGGTGCTCGACACCCGCACCGGCGGGAACGTCGTGCGCGGCTACCCGGCGCTCGTCGACGAGGGCGCCTCCGTCGCCATCCGGGTGCTGCCGACGCCGGACGAGCAGGCCCGGGCGCACGCGCGGGGCGTGCGCCGGCTGCTCGCCCTGACGATCCCGTCACCGCTCGGCTACGTGCGGGAGCACCTCAGCCAGAACGAGAAGCTGCTGCTCGCGACGAGCCCGTACCCGAGCATCCAGGCCCTCTTCGACGACTGCCTCATCGCGTGCGTCGACGCCGGCGTGCGGGAACTGCACCCCGACGGCCTGCTCTGGACGCGGGAGGACTTCGAGGCCGCCCGCCACCACATCTCGGCCGGGCTCGTCGACGCGCTGTACGGCGCCGTCTCGACCGTGACGACGATCCTCGGCGCGGCGCGCGAGGCGGAGAAGGCGCTCAAGCAGTCGACGAGCATGGCCGTGCTGCCGGCGCTCACCGACGCCCGGGAGCAGCTCGCCGGGCTGCTGTTCCCCGGGTTCGTCTCCGCGACCGGACTCGACCGTCTCCGACACCTGCCGCGCTACCTGCGCGGGGTGGCCCACCGGGTGCAGCGGCTCCCCACCGACGTCGCCCGCGACCGGGTGTGGATGACGGAGGTGCAGACCGCGACGACGCGCTTCCGCGACGCGGGCGGGCGGATCCCGCCGCCCCCGGATGCGCCCGAGCGGCTCGTGCGGGCACGCTGGCTGCTCGAGGAGTTGCGGATCGGCCTGTTCGCGCAGCACCTGGGCACCGCGGAGCCCGCGTCGCTGCAGCGCATCGCGAAGGCCCTCGCGAGCTGACTCAGCGCGCGTCTCCATCATGTCGGGACAGGAACCCGAGCACCGACGGCACGACCTCCTCGCGCAACTCGAACGGCAGGGCGTGTCCAGCGCGGTCGAAGACCGTGACGTGAGCGTCGGGGATCATGGCCGAGGCGCGCCGCGCGGCGCGTTCCGGCCGAAGCAATGCCGACCTGCCCGCAAGGATCACGTGGGTGGGCACGGCGAGGCGCTGCAGGTCCTGGTCAGTCAGCGTCTTCGGCCACGGGAGCCGAGCCCGGAAATCACGCATCGCAAGTGTGGCCAGGTGCTTCTCGCGCGGGTCTACCGCGTAGCCGGGCGAAGTCAACCGCTCGAGGCGCGCGACGGCCTTGGGGCTGGGCCGCGCACCCACCGCGAAGAACTCGGCGAGCGTGGTGAGCGGCACTCGCGTGAGAACGCCGCTCGGCTCGATCAGCGTCAGCGACGCGAGGTCCCTTCGAGAGTGCAGGGCAACGGAGGCCGCGTGCCATGCGCCGTTCGAGTAGCCGAGAACGTGCGGCGTCTCGAGGCGCAGACCGGTGATGAGTTCGTCGAACCACCGCGCGAAATCGGCGCGGCCGCGCACGGGCGCCGTCTGGACGCTTCGGCCGGCCGTGCCGATGGTGTCGACGGCGAGGATGGTGCGATTCTCGCCGAGATCGGCCGCCAGCGGATGCCACGACATACCGTTCGCAGCGAGCGGATGGAGCAGGACCAGCGGCCTACCGGTCCCGCCGCCCGAGCGCCGAAGGAAGGTCGGGCCGAACGACGTCTCCACCACGGTCTCGTCGGTCTCACCGGGCCAGAATTCCCTCTCGATCGCGCGATACGCCGTGATGTAGGTGTCGCGGGCCTTCTCGTCGACGAACCTTCCGACGGCTGGTTTCGGCATCGCTCTCCTTTTTGGTACGTCCATACCATAATAGGGTCGGAAGCGATGGAAGGGAACAGATGCCCCGTCATGCCGATCACGGCGCACGCCGCCGTCAGATCACCGGGGCCGCTCGCACACTCATCGCGCGGGACGGTCTGAGCAGCGCCAGCTTCGCGAACGTCTCCGCCGAAGCGGGTGTCTCGGTGCGCCTCATCCAGTACTACTTCGGAGACAAGAAGTCCTTGCTGCACGCCGTCTTCCAGGCGGTCATCGGCGACATCGCGGCTCGATTCCCCACGACCGCCTTCGACGGCGCGACGACCCGTCGCGATCCCCGAGAGACCGTCCTGACGATCCTCGAAGCACTCCTGCCCATGACGGCCGCGCAGCGGGCCGACGCGATCGTGCTCGCGTCGTTCCATGCCGCGACCCTGACGACGGCCGACGTGGAGACTCGCCACACGACAGAACCGCTCCGAATCCTGCATCGCGAACTGCTGCCTGTTCTGACCGACGCGGCATCGGGCGAGCCCTCGCCCGACGACACCGCCGCCATCGCCGACGCCCTCCTGCTCGCCTCCACAGGCCTGGCGCAGAGCATGCTGGCCGGCTACACAGCTCCCGATAACGCTCGTCGCATTCTCCGACTGCTCGTCGCGCGCCTCATCCCGTCGACCGACACCTGACGAGCGCGGTCAGCCGACGTAGGACTCGAGTTCCGGCCCGGGCTGCAGCACGGCGTTGACGATCGCGCGGATGGCGAACTCGTTGGCCTCCCCCAGGTCCATGACCTCCGGTTCGAGCAGCCACTGCAGCTGCAGCCCGTCCATCACGGCCAGGATGCTCGCCGAGGCCACCGCCACCGTGCTCCGATCGGTGACGCCCTGCCTCGCGCAGAGCTCGGCGAACGCATTCGAGACCTCTCGGCGCAGCGTCGTGTACCGCTCCTCGAAGTAGCTCCTGCCCGGATGCCCGTCGGTGACGGCCTCGGATGAGAGCACCGTGTAGGTCTGCACGATGCCGGGCCGGCGGGCGTTGGCGAACGCCGTGCGCACCAGGTGGATGAAGAGGTCCGGGCCACCGGGGATGTGCTTCTCCTCGAGGTCGGCCACGTCGGCCTGGTCGCGGTAGCTCAACACCTCGAGCAGCAGCTTCTGCTTCGAACCAAAGTGGTGCAGCACCCCGGCGTGCGTCATCCCGACCTGTTCGGCGATGTCGGCGAGGGTGCCGTTGGCGTAGCCCTTGTTGCCGAAGATCTCGACGGCGGCCTTGAGGATCTCGGTGCGTTTGTGCGCGGTCGAAGGTCGCACGCGCGCTCCGTTCGACGTTTCGTCGGTCACGGCGTCTCCTCTCTGCGGGCGAGTGTAACGGGACCCCACGACCCGCTTGCGATGTTACTTACTTGTCGGTAACCTCGCGGCAGCTTACTTTCTCGACAGTAAGTGATGGAACCGCCGGGTGATGCCGCCCGGTCCCACAGCACAATGACCAGTGCCCCAAGGAGAAGCAATGAAGCTTAGGAAACCTCTCGTCGCAGCGGCCGCGGCCGTCGCGATCGGCGTCTCGGTTCTCGCCGGATGCTCGGCCGGCGGCGGCGACACCGGCGGGAACGGGGGCGACTCCCCCGCGCTCACGATCGCGAAGCCCGACGGCGCGATCACCACCGAGTCGAACAACCCCTGGGTGGGCGACTCGTCGGCCAACCGGCTCGGATACAAGAACGTGCTCTTCGAGCCGCTCGCGATGGTGAACCTCGTCGGCGACAACGAGACGACCCCGTGGCTCGCCGAGAAGGTCGAGTGGAACGCCGACTACACCGAACTGCGCGTGACCCCGCGCTCGGGCGTCACCTGGAACGACGGTGAGGAGTTCACCGCCGACGACATCGTGTTCACGTTCGACCTCATCCGGAACACCCCGGCCCTCGACACCGGCAACCTGCAGCTCACCGACGTGGCCAAGGACGGCGACGACGTCGTGCTGAAGTTCGCCGAGTCGAAGTTCGTGAAGCAGGCCCAGGTGCTGCACATCGCGATCGTGCCCGAGCACATCTGGAAGGACGCCGGCGACCCGACGACCTTCGCCAACCCGGAGCCCGTCGGCACCGGCCCGTACACGCTCGACAGCTTCAGCAGCCAGTCGGTGACGCTGCAGGCGCGCGACGACTACTGGGGCGGCGACCTCGCCGTGCCCACGCTGTACTACATCTCGTACAACGACAACACGGCACTCACGACCGCTCTCGCGAACGGGGACGCGGACTGGGCGCAGGCGTTCATCCCGAACGTGCAGGACGCTTTCGTGAACAAGGACCCGGAGCACAACGTCTTCTGGGCGGCGAACGTGCTGGCACCCGACGTGCTGTTCGTCAACCACACCAAGAAGCCCTTCAACGACCTCGCCTTCCGTCAGGCCGTCAACATGGTCATCGACCGTGAGGCGCACACCGAGATCGCGCGCGAGAACGCCGGCCCGGTGCTCACCTCGGTGACCGGACTCCCGACCCCCGTCGGCGAGAAGTACATCGCGCCCGAATACGAGGGCGTCGAGTTCGAGCTCGACGTCGACGGAGCCCGCACGATCCTCGAGGACGCCGGCTACACGTGGGACGGCGACGCTCTCATCGACCCCGACGGCGAGCCCGTCACCTTCACCCTCCAGGTGCCGCAGGGCTGGAACGACTACGTCACCGGCATCAGCCTCATCGCCGACCAGGTGAAGGAGACCCTCGGTGCCGACGCCAAGGTCGACACCCCCGACGCCGACACGTGGTGGGCCAACAAGCGCTCCGGCGACTTCGACGCCATCATGCACTGGACCGACAGCGGCACCACGCCGTACGACCTCTACTCCGACACGATGGACGGTCGCTGGCTGCTCGTCGGTGACGAGGTGGACTACAACTTCGGCCGCTACGAGAACCCGCGGGCGACGGAGCTGCTGAACACCTACGCCACCTCCGCGAGCGAGGAGGAGCGCACGGCCGCCCTGCAGGAGATCCAGAAGATCTTCGTCGAGGAGGTCCCCGTGATCCCCGTCGGCACGCACCCGTACCTCGGTGAGTACAACACCCGCGGATACGTCGGGTGGCCGGGTGAGGACGACCAGTACGCGACGGCCGACCCGACGCAGGTCACCGTCCCGCTCATCCTCACCAAGCTCAAGCCGGCCGAGTAATCGTTCCGGGCGGGGGCGGGTGCGCACACCGCGCGCCCGTCCCCGCCGCGCCCGGACGCCACGAAAGCGAAGGACCATGTCCGATCCTCTACTCACCGTGCGCGACTTCTCGGTCGTGTACGACGTCGAACCGCCCGTCGAGGCGGTCAAGCACGTCACCCTCGAACTGCAGCGGGGCGAGATCCTCGGCCTCGCCGGGGAAAGCGGCTGCGGCAAGACGACCCTCGCCTACGGCGTCCAGCGTCTGCTCCGCGCCCCCGCCGTCATCACCTCCGGCAGCGTCGTCTTCCACGACGCCTCCGGCGAGCACGTCGATCTGAACGCCCTCGACGTCGAACAGATGCGGCGGTTCCGCTGGGACAAGATCTCCATGGTCTTCCAGGGGGCGATGAACGCCCTCAACCCGGTCACCACGATCGGCGCACAACTGGACGACGTCTTCCTCGTGCACCGTCCCGACATGAGCCGTCTCGAGCGGCGTGCGGCGTGCGCGAAGCTGCTCGACATCGTCGCGGTCGGTCGCGAACGACTGCGCGCCTACCCGCACGAACTGTCGGGCGGGATGCGTCAACGCGTCATGATCGCGATGGCGCTCGCGCTGCGCCCGCAGCTCATGGTGATGGACGAGCCGACGACCGCGCTCGACGTGCTCGTGCAGCGCGAGATCCTCCGCCAGATCTCCCAACTGCGTCACGAGTTCGGCTTCTCGGTCATCTTCATCACCCACGACCTCCCACTGCTGCTCGAGATCAGCGACCGCATCGCGGTCATGCGCGCCGGCGAGATCGTCGAACTCGCGCCCGCCCGCCAGCTGTGGGAGCACCCGCAGCACGAATACACGAGGAAGCTGCTCGCCTCCTTCCCCCGGCTCACCGGCGAGCGGGGGGTGCTGGTCCGATGACGACCCTCGAATTCCGCCACGTCACGAAGCGCTACCGCCTGCGCGGCGCGGCCCCGATCCTCGCCCTCGACGACGTCAGTTTCACCCTCCGCGACCGGCAGACGATCGCCCTCGTCGGTCAGTCCGGCAGTGGTAAGTCGACGATCGCCAAGATCCTCACGCAGCTCGAGACCCCCAGCGCCGGGGAGGTGCTCCTCGACGGGGCGCCGATCCCGCAGCGCGGACGCGGCCTGCGTCGCTACCGGCAGCAGTTGCGGATGGTGTTCCAGGACCCGTTCGCCTCACTGAACCCCTCCCACTCGATCCGCTACCACCTCGAGCGTCCGCTCCGGCTCGACCGGGTCGTGCCGAAGGACGAGACCGAGGCCGAGGTGCGCCGGCTGCTCGAGCGCGTGCGTCTCGACGCCGACTCGGTCATCGATCGCCGCCCGCACGAGCTCTCGGGCGGGCAGCGCCAGCGCGTCGCCATCGCTCGGGCCCTCGCCTCCCGACCGTCCCTGCTCGTGGCCGACGAGCCGGTGTCGATGCTCGACGTCTCCATCCGGCTCGGAGTGCTCACCCTCCTCGCCGACCTGCAGCGGGAGGAGGGACTGGGTGTGCTGTACATCACCCACGACCTCGCCACGGCGCGGCACTTCAGCGACGAGATCATGGTGCTCCACCACGGCCGCGTCGTCGAGCACGGCCCGGCGGACGACGTCATCCTCAACCCGCAGCACGAGTACACCCGCGAACTCCGCGCCGCGTCCCCGGACCCGGAGAAGCACTTCGCGGATCTGTCCGCGCGTCCGTTCGGAGACATCGCATGAAGACCAACGTCCGCTTCATCGTCAGTCGCGCCGCCTTCTACCTGTTCACCGCGTGGGCGGCCATCACGATCAACTTCTTCCTGCCGCGCATGATGAAGGGCGATCCGGTCACCGCGTACATGCAGAAGAACGCCGGCCAGATCACGCCGGAGGCCGAGCGGGCCCTGCGCATCCTGTTCGGTCTCGACCAGAACACGTCGCTGTGGCAGCAGTACCTCGACTACTGGGGCCTGCTCTTCAGCGGCGACCTGGGCCGGTCGTTCTCGAACGGGCTCGCCCCCGTCGCCGACGTGATCGCCTCGGCACTGCCGTGGACGCTCGGTCTCGTGGGGTTCGCGACGATCCTGTCGTTCCTGCTCGGCACTGCCGCCGGGGCCCTCATCGGGTGGCGCCGCGGCAGTCGAGCCGACGTCATCGTGCCGATCTCGACGTTCTTCAGCACGGTGCCGTACTTCTGGCTCGGCCTCATCGCGATCGCCGTCTTCTCATCGGTGCTCGGCTGGTTCCCGGCCTCCCACGCCTACGACAAGGGCGCCCGGCCCGCCTTCACCTTCGACTTCGTCGCCCAGGTGATCGCGCACGGCACCCTCCCGGCCCTCACGATCATCGTCGCATCGCTCGGCGGGTGGATCCTCGGCATGCGCAACATGATGCTCACCGTGCTCGATGAGGACTACGTGACCGTCGCGCAGGCGAAGGGGATGCCCAACGATCGCGTGCTGTGGCGTTACGCCGCCCGCAACGCGATGCTGCCCCAGCTGTCGAGCTTCGCCCTGTCGCTCGGCTTCATCGTCGGCGGCACGATCGTGATGGAGATGGTCTTCTCCTACCCCGGCGTCGGCAAGCTGCTGCTCGACGCGACCACCGCGAAGGACTACCCGCTCATGCAGGGTCTGTTCCTCATCATCACGCTCGCCGTGCTGCTCGCGAACATCCTCGCCGACATCGCGCACGCCGTGCTCGACCCGCGCACCCGCCAGACGGAGGCCTGACATGACGACTTCGAACAGCACCCTCCCCGACGGTTCGCCGGCCGGCACAGGTCTTCTCGTCACCCCACCGGCCGCTCCCCCGGCCGCTCCCCCGGCCGCGCCCTCGCGGCGCACGTTCTCGGCGCAACTGCGCTCGTCGTTCGCGATGTTCCGCAACCGCAAGTCGATCGCGGGTCTCGCGATCCTCGGCGTCTTCGTCGTGGTCGCCCTGCTGGGCGACGTCATCGCGCCGTACGGTCCGCTCGAGAAGGACTACACCGCGCTGCGGCAGGCGCCGTCGTGGTCGCATCTGCTCGGCACCACCCACATGGGCGAAGACGTCTTCAGCCAGATCGTCTACGGCACGCGCGGTGTGCTCGTCGTCGGATTCCTTGCCGGCATCATGGGCACCGCGATCGCCGTGATCATGGGCGTCGTGTCGGGCTACACGCGCGGCTGGCGCAGCGAGTCGCTCTCGGCGCTGACGAACGTGTTCCTCGTCATCCCCGGCCTGCCGCTCATCATCATCGTCGCGTCGCAGTTCGAGGATCCGCCCCTCGTGCTCATCGCGGCGGTCCTCGCGCTCACCGGCTGGGCGTGGGGTGCTCGGGTGCTGCGCGCGCAGACGATGTCGCTGCGCAACCGCGACTTCATCCAGGCCGCGCGGGCCAACGGCGAGCCGCTGCGGCGGATCATCTTCGTCGAGATGCTTCCGAATCTGCTGGCCATCATCGCGTCGAGCTTCGTCGGCACCGTCACCGCCGCTGTGCTCGGCCTCACGACGCTCGCGTTCATCGGCGTCATCCCGATCAGCAACCTGAACTGGGGCACCATCCTGTTCTGGGCGCAGCAGAACGGCGCCTTCCCCGACTACTGGTGGTGGTACGTCCCCGCGGGTCTGTGCATCGCGTTCCTCGGCGTCGCCCTGTCGCTCATCAACTTCGGCATCGACGAGTACGTCAACCCGCGCCTGCGTTCCGCCGGTGAACGGGCGCGAGCCCTCAAGAAGAAGGGCCTCGACGTGAACGACGCCGTCACCGCGGTCCGCACCGCACCTCAGGAGTCGACCACCCGATGACGATCGACACGCAGGTCGAGACCCTGCCCTTCCGCGATCCCGCCCTGCCCGTCGCCGCGCGTGTGGCCGACCTCCTCGAGCGGATGACCGTCGAGGAGAAGATCGGGCAGATGCTGCAGCTCGACGCCCGCGACGACCTCGACGACCACATCCTGCGCCGTCACGTCGGCTCGATCCTCCACACCTCGCCGGAGCGGTTGTTCCAGGCGCACGAGCTGACCCAGCGCACCCG carries:
- a CDS encoding alpha/beta fold hydrolase, yielding MPKPAVGRFVDEKARDTYITAYRAIEREFWPGETDETVVETSFGPTFLRRSGGGTGRPLVLLHPLAANGMSWHPLAADLGENRTILAVDTIGTAGRSVQTAPVRGRADFARWFDELITGLRLETPHVLGYSNGAWHAASVALHSRRDLASLTLIEPSGVLTRVPLTTLAEFFAVGARPSPKAVARLERLTSPGYAVDPREKHLATLAMRDFRARLPWPKTLTDQDLQRLAVPTHVILAGRSALLRPERAARRASAMIPDAHVTVFDRAGHALPFELREEVVPSVLGFLSRHDGDAR
- a CDS encoding TetR/AcrR family transcriptional regulator, with translation MPRHADHGARRRQITGAARTLIARDGLSSASFANVSAEAGVSVRLIQYYFGDKKSLLHAVFQAVIGDIAARFPTTAFDGATTRRDPRETVLTILEALLPMTAAQRADAIVLASFHAATLTTADVETRHTTEPLRILHRELLPVLTDAASGEPSPDDTAAIADALLLASTGLAQSMLAGYTAPDNARRILRLLVARLIPSTDT
- a CDS encoding TetR/AcrR family transcriptional regulator; this encodes MTDETSNGARVRPSTAHKRTEILKAAVEIFGNKGYANGTLADIAEQVGMTHAGVLHHFGSKQKLLLEVLSYRDQADVADLEEKHIPGGPDLFIHLVRTAFANARRPGIVQTYTVLSSEAVTDGHPGRSYFEERYTTLRREVSNAFAELCARQGVTDRSTVAVASASILAVMDGLQLQWLLEPEVMDLGEANEFAIRAIVNAVLQPGPELESYVG
- a CDS encoding ABC transporter substrate-binding protein; amino-acid sequence: MKLRKPLVAAAAAVAIGVSVLAGCSAGGGDTGGNGGDSPALTIAKPDGAITTESNNPWVGDSSANRLGYKNVLFEPLAMVNLVGDNETTPWLAEKVEWNADYTELRVTPRSGVTWNDGEEFTADDIVFTFDLIRNTPALDTGNLQLTDVAKDGDDVVLKFAESKFVKQAQVLHIAIVPEHIWKDAGDPTTFANPEPVGTGPYTLDSFSSQSVTLQARDDYWGGDLAVPTLYYISYNDNTALTTALANGDADWAQAFIPNVQDAFVNKDPEHNVFWAANVLAPDVLFVNHTKKPFNDLAFRQAVNMVIDREAHTEIARENAGPVLTSVTGLPTPVGEKYIAPEYEGVEFELDVDGARTILEDAGYTWDGDALIDPDGEPVTFTLQVPQGWNDYVTGISLIADQVKETLGADAKVDTPDADTWWANKRSGDFDAIMHWTDSGTTPYDLYSDTMDGRWLLVGDEVDYNFGRYENPRATELLNTYATSASEEERTAALQEIQKIFVEEVPVIPVGTHPYLGEYNTRGYVGWPGEDDQYATADPTQVTVPLILTKLKPAE
- a CDS encoding ABC transporter ATP-binding protein → MSDPLLTVRDFSVVYDVEPPVEAVKHVTLELQRGEILGLAGESGCGKTTLAYGVQRLLRAPAVITSGSVVFHDASGEHVDLNALDVEQMRRFRWDKISMVFQGAMNALNPVTTIGAQLDDVFLVHRPDMSRLERRAACAKLLDIVAVGRERLRAYPHELSGGMRQRVMIAMALALRPQLMVMDEPTTALDVLVQREILRQISQLRHEFGFSVIFITHDLPLLLEISDRIAVMRAGEIVELAPARQLWEHPQHEYTRKLLASFPRLTGERGVLVR
- a CDS encoding ABC transporter ATP-binding protein, translated to MTTLEFRHVTKRYRLRGAAPILALDDVSFTLRDRQTIALVGQSGSGKSTIAKILTQLETPSAGEVLLDGAPIPQRGRGLRRYRQQLRMVFQDPFASLNPSHSIRYHLERPLRLDRVVPKDETEAEVRRLLERVRLDADSVIDRRPHELSGGQRQRVAIARALASRPSLLVADEPVSMLDVSIRLGVLTLLADLQREEGLGVLYITHDLATARHFSDEIMVLHHGRVVEHGPADDVILNPQHEYTRELRAASPDPEKHFADLSARPFGDIA
- a CDS encoding ABC transporter permease yields the protein MKTNVRFIVSRAAFYLFTAWAAITINFFLPRMMKGDPVTAYMQKNAGQITPEAERALRILFGLDQNTSLWQQYLDYWGLLFSGDLGRSFSNGLAPVADVIASALPWTLGLVGFATILSFLLGTAAGALIGWRRGSRADVIVPISTFFSTVPYFWLGLIAIAVFSSVLGWFPASHAYDKGARPAFTFDFVAQVIAHGTLPALTIIVASLGGWILGMRNMMLTVLDEDYVTVAQAKGMPNDRVLWRYAARNAMLPQLSSFALSLGFIVGGTIVMEMVFSYPGVGKLLLDATTAKDYPLMQGLFLIITLAVLLANILADIAHAVLDPRTRQTEA
- a CDS encoding ABC transporter permease; translation: MTTSNSTLPDGSPAGTGLLVTPPAAPPAAPPAAPSRRTFSAQLRSSFAMFRNRKSIAGLAILGVFVVVALLGDVIAPYGPLEKDYTALRQAPSWSHLLGTTHMGEDVFSQIVYGTRGVLVVGFLAGIMGTAIAVIMGVVSGYTRGWRSESLSALTNVFLVIPGLPLIIIVASQFEDPPLVLIAAVLALTGWAWGARVLRAQTMSLRNRDFIQAARANGEPLRRIIFVEMLPNLLAIIASSFVGTVTAAVLGLTTLAFIGVIPISNLNWGTILFWAQQNGAFPDYWWWYVPAGLCIAFLGVALSLINFGIDEYVNPRLRSAGERARALKKKGLDVNDAVTAVRTAPQESTTR